One segment of Castanea sativa cultivar Marrone di Chiusa Pesio chromosome 3, ASM4071231v1 DNA contains the following:
- the LOC142629932 gene encoding uncharacterized protein LOC142629932 isoform X2, with protein sequence MVFKKAHSMIPAHLVAGAISTLHGLDLRWSGPITPTEIEYVKQYVFVKYPQYCNGLVEEGHNKFDLDNLSIKEESTDSLPDDKRKAPKNTSSNVSDLDKTQLEPSRLLEILTKKSSFQGSFISIPEIQAMNRALKHCGLSEKDYLVLFMPNYKDAMMMIGESYPFFRGNFYLTIISEEFDQIREFATHKESKVVSAPESWLDLRIKGSQLSQNFRRKCKHSPKGLFLTLCLNGTRYSLHWISEAHRNSWHVLLDVTGLTFGEDRLALALHRPDFVLCLLDNTHGQPSNITCLLVRRKSFDTTSPSA encoded by the exons ATGGTTTTCAAG aAAGCACATTCAATGATTCCTGCTCACTTGGTTGCTGGAGCCATATCCACTCTCCATGGCCTGGACTTGAGATGGTCAGGCCCAATAACCCCAACTGAGATAGAATATGTTAAGCAGTATGTCTTTGTGAAATACCCGCAATATTGCAATGGCCTTGTGGAAGAGGGACACAACAAATTTGACCTTGATAATCTTTCTATTAAGGAGGAATCTACCGACAGCCTACCTGATGACAAACGCAAGGCCCCCAAGAATACTAGTAGTAATGTTTCTGACCTTGACAAAACCCAATTGGAGCCATCAAGACTCCTTGAAATTCTTACCAAGAAATCTTCTTTTCAAGGGAGTTTCATTTCAATCCCAGAAATCCAAGCTATGAACCGAGCCTTGAAGCATTGTGGGCTATCAGAGAAGGACTACTTGGTTCTTTTCATGCCTAACTACAAGGATGCTATGATGATGATTGGGGAGAGCTACCCTTTCTTCAGAGGCAATTTCTACCTGACCATTATTAGCGAAGAGTTTGATCAGATAAGGGAATTTGCGACTCATAAAGAATCAAAAGTCGTTTCAGCACCAGAATCTTGGTTGGACTTGAGGATTAAGGGGTCACAACTTAGCCAGAACTTCAGGAGGAAGTGTAAGCATAGTCCTAAAGGACTTTTTCTTACCCTCTGTTTGAATGGGACCCGATACTCACTGCATTGGATCTCAGAGGCACACCGGAATTCATGGCATGTTCTCCTTGATGTAACGGGCTTGACTTTTGGCGAGGACCGGCTGGCTCTTGCTCTACACCGTCCTGACTTTGTGTTGTGTTTACTTGATAACACACATGGTCAGCCATCCAACATTACTTGCCTCCTCGTTAGGAGAAAATCATTTGATACTACTTCACCTTCGGCCTAA
- the LOC142629932 gene encoding uncharacterized protein LOC142629932 isoform X1: protein MGSNMEEKVILHGESKDVVEHELEESVLASLSTSPARTSRPSSMVFKKAHSMIPAHLVAGAISTLHGLDLRWSGPITPTEIEYVKQYVFVKYPQYCNGLVEEGHNKFDLDNLSIKEESTDSLPDDKRKAPKNTSSNVSDLDKTQLEPSRLLEILTKKSSFQGSFISIPEIQAMNRALKHCGLSEKDYLVLFMPNYKDAMMMIGESYPFFRGNFYLTIISEEFDQIREFATHKESKVVSAPESWLDLRIKGSQLSQNFRRKCKHSPKGLFLTLCLNGTRYSLHWISEAHRNSWHVLLDVTGLTFGEDRLALALHRPDFVLCLLDNTHGQPSNITCLLVRRKSFDTTSPSA, encoded by the exons ATGGGGAGTAACATGGAAGAAAAGGTCATTCTTCACGGAGAGTCTAag GACGTGGTAGAACATGAACTTGAAGAGTCAGTTTTAGCTTCTTTATCCACATCACCCGCTCGAACTAGCAGACCAAGCAGCATGGTTTTCAAG aAAGCACATTCAATGATTCCTGCTCACTTGGTTGCTGGAGCCATATCCACTCTCCATGGCCTGGACTTGAGATGGTCAGGCCCAATAACCCCAACTGAGATAGAATATGTTAAGCAGTATGTCTTTGTGAAATACCCGCAATATTGCAATGGCCTTGTGGAAGAGGGACACAACAAATTTGACCTTGATAATCTTTCTATTAAGGAGGAATCTACCGACAGCCTACCTGATGACAAACGCAAGGCCCCCAAGAATACTAGTAGTAATGTTTCTGACCTTGACAAAACCCAATTGGAGCCATCAAGACTCCTTGAAATTCTTACCAAGAAATCTTCTTTTCAAGGGAGTTTCATTTCAATCCCAGAAATCCAAGCTATGAACCGAGCCTTGAAGCATTGTGGGCTATCAGAGAAGGACTACTTGGTTCTTTTCATGCCTAACTACAAGGATGCTATGATGATGATTGGGGAGAGCTACCCTTTCTTCAGAGGCAATTTCTACCTGACCATTATTAGCGAAGAGTTTGATCAGATAAGGGAATTTGCGACTCATAAAGAATCAAAAGTCGTTTCAGCACCAGAATCTTGGTTGGACTTGAGGATTAAGGGGTCACAACTTAGCCAGAACTTCAGGAGGAAGTGTAAGCATAGTCCTAAAGGACTTTTTCTTACCCTCTGTTTGAATGGGACCCGATACTCACTGCATTGGATCTCAGAGGCACACCGGAATTCATGGCATGTTCTCCTTGATGTAACGGGCTTGACTTTTGGCGAGGACCGGCTGGCTCTTGCTCTACACCGTCCTGACTTTGTGTTGTGTTTACTTGATAACACACATGGTCAGCCATCCAACATTACTTGCCTCCTCGTTAGGAGAAAATCATTTGATACTACTTCACCTTCGGCCTAA